A single genomic interval of Camelina sativa cultivar DH55 chromosome 11, Cs, whole genome shotgun sequence harbors:
- the LOC104728446 gene encoding uncharacterized protein LOC104728446, giving the protein MGRSQDKLDKMQLRQNYRNLWHSDLMSTVTADTPYCCFSCFCGPCVSYLLRKRALYNDMSRYTCCGGYMPCSGKCGERKCPQFCLATEVCLCFGNSVASTRFMLQDEFNIHTTKCDNCIIGFMFCLNQIACIFSLVACIVGSDELSEASQLLSCLADMVYCTVCVCMQTQHKIEMDKRDGLISSQPMSVPPAQQMSRIDQPVPPYAGYPPATGYPQHYYPQPGHGYPLAPGYPPP; this is encoded by the exons atggGGAGGTCGCAGGATAAGCTTGATAAGATGCAACTCCGGCAAAATTACCGGAATTTATGGCACTCCGATCTAATGAGCACCGTCACGGCCGATACTCCAT ATTGTTGCTTCTCGTGTTTTTG TGGACCTTGCGTTTCATACTTACTTCGGAAAAGAGCACTTTACAATGACATGTCAAG GTACACTTGTTGTGGTGGTTACATGCCTTGTAGTGGTAAGTGTGGAGAACGCAAATGCCCTCAGTTTTGTCTTGCCACTGAG GTGTGTCTCTGTTTTGGAAACTCGGTGGCCTCCACTCGTTTTATGCTGCAAGATGAATTCAACATCCATACAACAAAATGCGACAATTGCATAATT GGATTTATGTTCTGCCTCAACCAAATCGCTTGCATTTTCTCTCTTGTCGCTTGCATTGTTGGAAGTGATGAACTCTCTGAAGCTTCTCAGCTTCTTTCTTGCTTGGCGGATATGGTCTATTGCAC GGTTTGTGTGTGTATGCAG ACACAACACAAGATTGAGATGGACAAAAGAGATGGTTTGATTAGTTCTCAACCAATGTCAGTGCCACCGGCTCAGCAAATGTCTCGCATTGATCAACCAGTCCCTCCCTATGCCGGTTACCCTCCAGCCACTGGTTATCCCCAGCATTATTATCCACAGCCTGGCCATGGTTACCCACTTGCTCCAGGGTATCCACCTCCT
- the LOC104724509 gene encoding E3 ubiquitin-protein ligase RHA1B-like, whose amino-acid sequence MGYPVGYTELLLPRIFLHLLSLLGLIRTLIDTGFRILGLPDFLESDTVSSSSSWPEPPYISTAAVHHHQESSYFFPVAARLAGEILPVIRFSELNRPGFGSGSDCCAVCIHEFENEDEIRRLTNCQHIFHRSCLDRWMMGYNQMTCPLCRTAFIPEELQVAFNQRVWS is encoded by the coding sequence ATGGGTTACCCGGTGGGCTACACTGAGCTCCTCCTACCAAGAATCTTCCTTCACTTACTCTCTCTTTTAGGCTTAATCCGAACACTCATAGACACAGGTTTCCGGATATTGGGTCTACCCGACTTCCTCGAATCCGACACggtttcatcttcatcatcttggCCGGAACCACCGTATATTTCCACGGCGGCGGTGCATCATCACCAAGAAAGCTCGTATTTTTTCCCAGTAGCGGCGAGGCTAGCCGGGGAAATCTTACCGGTTATCAGATTCTCGGAGCTAAACCGACCCGGATTCGGATCCGGATCCGACTGCTGCGCCGTGTGTATCCACGAGTTCGAGAACGAGGACGAGATCCGACGGCTGACGAACTGCCAACACATATTTCATCGGAGCTGTTTGGACCGTTGGATGATGGGTTATAATCAGATGACGTGTCCGCTTTGTAGAACGGCGTTTATTCCTGAGGAGTTACAGGTTGCTTTTAACCAACGTGTTTGGTCTTAA
- the LOC104724506 gene encoding uncharacterized protein LOC104724506 codes for MQARFELDEDWQRISVIHQMGHLWRSHKSVTVKAINLAANNQERMNLRPPNIGPVDWQKFVKLKTSAAFKAVSEKYKAKRKNQIPHTTSRKGISRLTEEMKAESEDPSSVTRLDVWIKSRTKKDGTPVDTNAADLIQKAAEIGGSDAPAFLTNPDEDHLAKLLGPDNSGRLRAMGRGMSKTKLACLQMQSKCMAEMEERQVKLVKQVNALESELGRIKNQRPEAEMDENSAARVTYSYFFSYQLSDSS; via the exons ATGCAGGCAAGGTTTGAGCTTGATGAAGATTGGCAAAGGATATCTGTGATTCACCAGATGGGACATTTGTGGCGATCACACAAGTCTGTCACGGTGAAGGCTATAAATTTGGCTGCAAATAACCAAGAGAGGATGAATTTGAGACCACCAAATATTGGTCCTGTTGATTGGCAAAAATTTGTCAAACTCAAAACTAGTGCTGCATTTAAG GCCGTGAGtgagaaatataaagcaaaaagaaagaatcagataCCTCACACCACTAGTCGTAAAGGGATCAGCAGACTAACAGAAGAAATG AAAGCTGAAAGTGAAGATCCTTCCAGCGTGACAAGACTAGATGTTTGGATCAAGTCTCGCACCAAAAAGGATGGTACACCAGTAGATACGAATGCAGCTGATTTGATT CAAAAAGCAGCTGAAATTGGTGGAAGTGATGCTccagcatttttaacaaatccagATGAAGATCACCTCGCCAAGCTTTTAGGACCTGACAATTCTGGTAGGCTGAGGGCAATGGGTAGAGGCATGAGTAAGACCAAATTAGCTTGTTTACAAATGCAGAGCAAGTGTATGGCTGAAATGGAAGAGCGGcaagtaaaattagtaaaacaggTCAATGCCTTGGAAAGTGAACTTGGCAGAATCAAGAATCAG agaccagaagctgaaatggatgaaaactcagctgcaagagtaacatattcttacttcttttcatatcagctaagtgattcttcttag
- the LOC104728447 gene encoding WW domain-binding protein 11-like gives CPQFCLATEVCLCFGNSVASTRFMLQDEFNIHTTKCDNCIIGFMFCLNQIACIFSLVACIVGSDELSEASQLLSCLADMVYCTVCVCMQTQHKIEMDKRDGLISSQPMSVPPAQQMSRIDQPVPPYAGYPPATGYPQHYYPQPGHGYPPGPGYPPPGHGYPPAPGYPHPGPGYPPSPGYPPAPGYPSKQEP, from the exons TGCCCTCAGTTTTGTCTTGCCACTGAG GTGTGTCTCTGTTTTGGAAACTCGGTGGCCTCCACTCGTTTTATGCTGCAAGATGAATTCAACATCCATACAACAAAATGCGACAATTGCATAATT GGATTTATGTTCTGCCTCAACCAAATCGCTTGCATTTTCTCTCTTGTCGCTTGCATTGTTGGAAGTGATGAACTCTCTGAAGCTTCTCAGCTTCTTTCTTGCTTGGCGGATATGGTCTATTGCAC GGTTTGTGTGTGTATGCAG ACACAACACAAGATTGAGATGGACAAAAGAGATGGTTTGATTAGTTCTCAACCAATGTCAGTGCCACCGGCTCAGCAAATGTCTCGCATTGATCAACCAGTCCCTCCCTATGCCGGTTACCCTCCAGCCACTGGTTATCCCCAGCATTATTATCCACAGCCTGGCCATGGTTAC CCTCCTGGACCGGGCTATCCACCTCCTGGTCATGGTTACCCTCCTGCTCCAGGCTATCCACATCCTGGACCAGGCTATCCACCATCACCGGGTTATCCGCCAGCACCGGGATATCCCTCAAAGCAGGAACCATAA
- the LOC104728445 gene encoding uncharacterized protein LOC104728445 → MASLENITELLQDFSLLSGLSMNKDKTDLFLAGVNQDETSRIGTLGFNLGSLPIRYLGLPLTHRKLRIYDYRPLLDKISAKFSSWLARALSYAGRKALITSAIYGIVNFWASAFILPKGCIKSIESMCSRFLWCGDITKKPAVKVAWHSLCLPHEEGGLEWMRNNKIKDGVFWQIDAKKQTSWTRKTLLQLRPLALQFLRCKVGNGRKVTKRLGYRPFVFHTWTALSAWLDRKDSTSSINLRRLVAQAVLYTIWTERNARLHNNIATSAHILFKHLDR, encoded by the exons ATGGCTTCACTCGAGAACATTACAGAATTGCTTCAAGATTTCTCTTTGTTGTCTGGTTTATCCATGAACAAAGATAAAACAGATCTATTCTTAGCAGGAGTGAACCAGGATGAAACCTCACGCATTGGCACACTTGGTTTCAACCTCGGCTCACTTCCTATTCGCTACCTTGGTCTTCCCCTGACGCATAGAAAGCTTCGAATCTATGATTACAGACCTCTGTTAGACAAGATCTCAGCTAAGTTTTCCTCTTGGTTGGCCCGTGCTCTTTCTTACGCGGGGAGAAAAGCTCTGATTACATCGGCTATCTATGGCATTGTCAACTTCTGGGCATCTGCGTTTATACTGCCAAAAGGTTGCATCAAGAGCATTGAGAGTATGTGCTCCAGATTTCTTTGGTGCGGTGATATCACTAAGAAACCAGCTGTTAAAGTTGCATGGCATTCTCTGTGTTTACCGCATGAGGAAGGAGGCCTAG AATGGATGCGGAACAACAAGATAAAAGATGGGGTCTTCTGGCAAATTGATGCGAAGAAGCAAACGTCATGGACCAGGAAAACTCTCCTTCAATTGCGGCCCCTAGCTCTACAATTCTTACGATGTAAAGTGGGAAATGGCAGGAAG GTAACGAAGAGACTGGGATATAGGCCTTTTGTCTTTCACACCTGGACTGCTCTTTCAGCGTGGCTAGACAGGAAGGACTCCACTTCTTCGATAAATCTCAGGCGTCTGGTGGCTCAAGCGGTTCTATACACTATCTGGACTGAGAGGAATGCTCGACTTCACAACAACATAGCAACTTCAGCACATATCCTCTTCAAGCACCTGGACAGATAA
- the LOC109127367 gene encoding LOW QUALITY PROTEIN: uncharacterized protein LOC109127367 (The sequence of the model RefSeq protein was modified relative to this genomic sequence to represent the inferred CDS: substituted 1 base at 1 genomic stop codon): protein MWECEMLEEEKMERVWVCAALALSDILFRSPYDLTTTLFLSLVALXYYGLIKHDTVVYCND, encoded by the exons ATGTGGGAATGTGAAATgttggaggaagagaagatggagagagtGTGGGTCTGTGCTGCTTTGGCACTTTCAGACATTTTATTCAGGTCCCCATATGACTTGACTaccactctctttctctctttagtAGCTCTTTAATATTATGGTCTCATTAAACA TGACACTGTTGTCTATTGTAATGACTGa